Part of the Thermomicrobiales bacterium genome is shown below.
ACGTTGACCGCCTGAAAGCTCCTCGGGATAGTGGGTCGCGCGCTCGGTCATGCCGAGGTCGCTCAGAAGGCGATCGGCCCGTTGCTCAGCCTCCTTGTTGGGCAGGCCGATGAGGTGCGCGATGAAGAGCAATTGCTCCCGCCCGGTCAGGTAGGAGATCAGGTTCGATCCCTGGAAGATGAACCCGTACTTCGCCAGCCGCAGTTGCGTTCGCTCCGACGGTGAGCCTTGCGTGATGTTGTCACCATCGAGGAACACCTGCCCGTTCGTCGGCGTCAGGAGCGCTCCCGCAATCGACAGTAGCGTCGACTTGCCCGATCCTGATGGACCAATGAGCGCGACAAGCTCGCCAACACCGACCGTCAGATTAACGTCCCGAAGCGCATCCACGCGGGATTCACCATCGCCGAACTGTTTGTCGACCCCCTGGATCTCAAGAATGTTGGTCGTCATGATCGCTCTCCAATTCGCGTTGAATCATCGGTTACCCGGCCTTGTTGATCGCGTCTAGTGGATCGACCCGCGCGATACGCGCGAGCGACAGGGCCGTGCCACCAACTGCGACAAGCAGGAGCACGCCGCCGAACAGGGCCATACGTTGGGTCGAGATGCTGTATGGGACCGCGTTACCAATGATGAGCGCGAGCGTATCTGCTATCGAGATCCCGATCAGCACTCCAACTATCGCCAGCGCAAGGACCTGCGTAATGAGCGTGCGTGCAAGGTAGCCGGTGCCGGTGCCGATCGCCTTCATAACGCCCAGCTCTGGCATCTTTTGCAACGTGATGATGTAGAAGAACGCGGCGATGATGCCGGCTGCGATGACGACGAGGAAGACCTGGATGAGCAACAACGTAGCGTTCTGCTCGGATTCGCCCGGAATATGGTCAGCGATTTGATTCCTGGTACCGATCATCGTGTTTGGCACTGTCTCAGGGATCATCGCGATCGCCTCGGATGAACCTCGAACCACGATTGCCGTTACATCATCCTGCGCTGCGCCTTGGCGGACTGGCTGGATCTGCTGCCAAAGATCAAGCGGCATGAAGACAACTGGTGCGAGGCGATAGGTCTTGCCGGTCGTGATCCCCACGACGGTGAGTTCGACGCCATCTGGCTCAGTTGTGAACGTGTCACCCAGCCCGATGCCGTCGTCCACCAGAGATTCGTCGATGACCACACCGTGCGCCACTGCGCCCAGGCGCTCCCCCTTCTGAATATGGGGCTCGAGCAAACCACCGGGGACGACACCGAAGAAGGAGACCCCCAGGAGGCTGGTCTCGCCTTGCTTCCTGATGCTCGCCGAGGACACACCGAGTGGCTCGGCGGCCTCAATCCCAGCGATGGATGCGATCGAATCAGCGTCGTCTGCTCCCACGGAAGAACGGTCCAGGAGAACATCACTCCCGTTGCTGATGACCATCCCATCGATTGGCATCGCATCGATCGCCGCGGTGTTGCCAGCGCTGAGACCATTTGCTAGCCCGGAGAGACTGAATACGAGTGTCGAAACCATGATGATGACGCCGGTGATTAACGCGAACCGCAGCTTGGCGTGCCGAATCTCACGAAGCGCAAGGAACACTGGCTCAATCCTTTCCTGACCGAGGCGACGCCGGTTCCGAGATCGCTCTGAATACCCCGGCCTGGTTAGTC
Proteins encoded:
- a CDS encoding ABC transporter permease produces the protein MFLALREIRHAKLRFALITGVIIMVSTLVFSLSGLANGLSAGNTAAIDAMPIDGMVISNGSDVLLDRSSVGADDADSIASIAGIEAAEPLGVSSASIRKQGETSLLGVSFFGVVPGGLLEPHIQKGERLGAVAHGVVIDESLVDDGIGLGDTFTTEPDGVELTVVGITTGKTYRLAPVVFMPLDLWQQIQPVRQGAAQDDVTAIVVRGSSEAIAMIPETVPNTMIGTRNQIADHIPGESEQNATLLLIQVFLVVIAAGIIAAFFYIITLQKMPELGVMKAIGTGTGYLARTLITQVLALAIVGVLIGISIADTLALIIGNAVPYSISTQRMALFGGVLLLVAVGGTALSLARIARVDPLDAINKAG
- a CDS encoding ABC transporter ATP-binding protein, yielding MTTNILEIQGVDKQFGDGESRVDALRDVNLTVGVGELVALIGPSGSGKSTLLSIAGALLTPTNGQVFLDGDNITQGSPSERTQLRLAKYGFIFQGSNLISYLTGREQLLFIAHLIGLPNKEAEQRADRLLSDLGMTERATHYPEELSGGQRQRIAIARALMNDPRIILADEPTASLDSVRGRQVVEMLAKEVHEREKGGILVTHDERLIDLCDRVVRITDGQIYEDERAVARRVVAV